The Arthrobacter burdickii genomic interval AGCGGGATGATCACCAGGATCAGGCCGGCCGCGATGACCACCGTGAGTCCCAGTTGAAAACCGAGGATGACGGGGGAACCCGGAGCCCAGATGGCGGAGATCAGGGCCCCGCCCGTCACTGCGCAGAGCACAGCGACGAGCAGGGCGGAACTGATCAGATGTCTGGTAGGTGCGATCCGCAAGCGGATCGGCTCGCGGGTGAGGACGCCGCCCGCTCCGTCGAGTTCAGAAGTCATTCACGGACTTCCGGGTAGGCACGTCGGTCGGATCACTGAGGAACGTCCAGGTAGGGCACGTCGGTCGGATCGCTGCCGAATACCGGAGCAAGGTAGGTTGCCGCGAGATCCTTCAGCGTCCCGTCGTCGATCAGATCGGTGATGATCTTGTCGATCGCCTCCTTGTTCGGTGCGCCCTCAGGGTACACACCGCCGTAGCTCTCGCCCGTGCTGAACTGGCCGACGACCTCGAGAAGACCGTTGGAAGCGCTGGCGACAGTGAGTGCCTGAGCGGTGTCGTTGAGGACGACGTCGACCTGGCCCGAGGCGAGAGCCGTGGTCATGCTGCCGGTGTCGGGGAAGACCTTGAGGGAACCTTCGGCGATGCCGAGCTTGTCGATCGCAAAGCTTTGGCCCACAGTGCTGAGCTGAACACCGACGGTCGACTCCTTGATCGACTCGCTCGTTACTTCATTGCCCTCCTTGGTGAGCACACCGACGTCCCCGGAGAAGTACGGTGGCGTGAATTCGACGGCCTTCTCACGCTCCGGCGTGATGGAGATCGTGACCAGGGCGAGGTCGAAATCCTTGGTCTGCCCGGCCACGATCGAGGCGAAGGAGACGGTCTTCACGTCGAGCTTCGAAAGGCCACCGCGGTAGGCGATGTTCGCTGCCATGCAGTACTCGTAGCCGTCCTTGATGTTGGCGGGCTTGTCGCCATTCCACCAGCCGGGCGAGGGCAAGCTGTTCTCGACGGTGAAGGTGTCAGCGGTGGTCGGCTCCGTGATGGGATCAGATCCGAATTCGCCCGTCACTTCGCAGTTGCCAT includes:
- a CDS encoding ABC transporter substrate-binding protein: MIRKIMATTAVGLATILTAAGCSSSPSTDTVESDVEAEPTYGNCEVTGEFGSDPITEPTTADTFTVENSLPSPGWWNGDKPANIKDGYEYCMAANIAYRGGLSKLDVKTVSFASIVAGQTKDFDLALVTISITPEREKAVEFTPPYFSGDVGVLTKEGNEVTSESIKESTVGVQLSTVGQSFAIDKLGIAEGSLKVFPDTGSMTTALASGQVDVVLNDTAQALTVASASNGLLEVVGQFSTGESYGGVYPEGAPNKEAIDKIITDLIDDGTLKDLAATYLAPVFGSDPTDVPYLDVPQ